The Pyxidicoccus sp. MSG2 DNA segment CGTCCCGGTGCTCGCGCTGCTCGGCGAACTGGACGAGGTGACACCCACCCAGGCCACGGCGCGCGCGCTGTCGCAGCGGAACGCGCGGGACGCCGGGAGCGAGGCTCCGCGGGTGACGGTGAAGGTGCTGCGGGGCGCGGACCACCGGCTCGTGCTTCCGGCCGACGCGAAGCGGCCGGGTGTGGAGACGCTGGCGGAGGACGTATTCCCCACGCTGGAGGGGTGGCTGCGCGAGCGGGGCCCGGCCGCGCCGTGAGTCAGTACGGCCGCTGGCCGGTGTAGTTGCCGGGCGGCGCGTAGTTGCACACCCAGAACTGCCACTGCGTCACCTGCGAGCCGAAGGGCGAGTTCTTCGTGCACACCTGCGTGGCGCAGCCCACGCGCTCCGTGGCCCGCCACACCACCTGCGTGTAGTGGCCGCACTGCTTGCCCTCCGCGCAGGTGTTGCGCGCGTAGTCGTAGTACGCCACCTCGTCCACCCACGCCTTCACCACCCCCTGGGTATCCCAGTAGTCGAGCGTCGCCGCGGCGATGTTCTCCCCCAGGTTGCCGCGGTTGGCGTTGTGCTTGAACTCGCACTTCGCCGCGTGGTTCGTCGC contains these protein-coding regions:
- a CDS encoding CAP domain-containing protein; translated protein: MSRPSFRYLLALGFLVPWLATGCDSGESSPDDEDTDPDPSTLPLFARDMLDAHNAARAAVKTPTPDPALKPLGWDTGAATTATNHAAKCEFKHNANRGNLGENIAAATLDYWDTQGVVKAWVDEVAYYDYARNTCAEGKQCGHYTQVVWRATERVGCATQVCTKNSPFGSQVTQWQFWVCNYAPPGNYTGQRPY